tttgtcttttgtGTCTATTCTTAATCCTTAGTTTCTACTTCATTGAATTATGAACTCCCCAGTAAACCTGTGCGTTTGTTTTTCCGTTGGGAAAGATCCAAACGTTTTAGTAGCATTttctgaagtttaattctcgTGCAACCAACAATTAGATACATCTCATCTAAgtttgaaatttctttaatttcaaagaTTGAGTTGacaatgttatatatttttaagatttaaatagtaaaaatagtgattttactcctctttttttttttttgttttagtcttaGACAATGTtcgatcaaattaattaatttttttaaaataattcatataaaaaaaattgttaactaACATCAACGACTAAAATTGCAAATTTTAATATTCACAGAATAATTTgaagaaaacaattttataagaattaaaaaaaatgtgttttatgGGGATCAAAATGTTAATTATCtctaaaataaattctaaagcaaaaaaaaaccattagcattatatatgtatatatatgtccaggtaaaatgaaaaaagttaaaaaaaaaacaagaaaaataaacaaataatatagtAGAGGAATAAGCTATCATAATGTATTTCATTCATCgaatcaattatttaaaataataattcaaataattgaATGTTGAAAGCATGAACATCACTTATTggaatcattttaattaatttaattatgtattttaaaataatttaattttcaatcattaaattgttaattataaatcatGTAAAATTGTCATCTTTATTGTTTTTAGTAGAAACCATAAGAATTCTCTGCTCAAGGCAATCATACTCAAACCAGccgtataaaattattataggtTTTTGAGTACACAAGTTCAAGACCACTtgcttcaaaaaaaataaattcaagaccattaattaaactataaaatcagtataaatcttgtaagattttttgaatttgaattgaaatatattttagtgttatttttttatccaatatttttgtgttattaattaacttaaatttaaatatataccactatatttaactatatatatatatatatatacttatattattaattcaaatgttcaaattataaaaattgtacttattatataattcattttttatacataGGAATTAATAGAGTACTAAGAGACTTACAATACTCACTTATCATACTTAATTAATTGAGTTAgattctttaaaatttatcgtaattacttaattatgataattatatatttttgtaaggtaaaaaataaaataaaataatttaaattattcaaaatcagCTTAATTAGGTTAACTAAAAGTGTAAGGATTGGACCACAAAGACTAACTCCAACTCTTCCCTACAAGCTAAATATAACATAGACTCTATGTTGCTGCCTTGAATAGTAAGGGACTCACCCAATCCACTTCCACCATTCAAACTCTCCATTTACTCTTCACATTCTCCTCTTTTCCATGGCCACGGTCGAAACCAAAATAAAAGGCATGGAAATAGAATATCCAAAACCCAAAACCTCCCTTTCTCTATGTTGCTTCGGATCATTTCACAGTAAAACTCCAACACGATCTAAACATAAGACAAAACAAGAGAGTGGAACCAGCAGCAGCTGGTTTCCATGGCAAAGGATTAGATTTCGAGTGAAGAACTCAATGGCCAAAACGGTGCCGCTTGAAGGCTCTGAATTTGATGAGACAGACAAGCTCAAACTCAAACTCAAAGCTAACAAAGTTCATTCATCATGGTGTAAGTGGAAGTCAAAGTCAAAGTCAGACTTACTCAACAAGACTTTAAGCAACTCCAAACCCAGTCAAACACCTTCAAAGTCACGggtatgtatatatgttcaAAATTAGAATCACTTGGGACACAAAAATTACTAAGAGACATGTTTTGATCACCGTTTGAACATTTCTAACTTACTTTTGTTTCATTAAGTTTAGTTTGTTATGCTACTGTACATGTTTAGTTGTCTCTAAAGTATTTTGCTCACTTAAGTTTGCTAACAAAATTTCAACTCAAAGCAATATTaaagttgttttaaaaaagTTCAGCTTTCCATTAAcatttttcatttgtatttttgcacgtacaacatcaaataaaagtacttttagtaaatatta
The nucleotide sequence above comes from Glycine soja cultivar W05 chromosome 11, ASM419377v2, whole genome shotgun sequence. Encoded proteins:
- the LOC114375658 gene encoding uncharacterized protein LOC114375658 gives rise to the protein MATVETKIKGMEIEYPKPKTSLSLCCFGSFHSKTPTRSKHKTKQESGTSSSWFPWQRIRFRVKNSMAKTVPLEGSEFDETDKLKLKLKANKVHSSWCKWKSKSKSDLLNKTLSNSKPSQTPSKSRQNRGNNIEGDRRQQSKSSSSSRKGVPHAVSLPTSKKQNSQTTWKHGKHKQLENAERYNYNPVAAAAASVVVITLVSMIVWGRFCSIICTSAWLYLILQTTWTRRETSQDIM